A region from the Bacteroidales bacterium genome encodes:
- a CDS encoding AbgT family transporter: protein MKKRNIPHTYVIVFAIVVLAAVLTWIIPGGQYIKEIVIEDGLEKEQVVYETVKINGDEIQQPKFEYIDNNAQTWQIFAALYKGFERQAGIIVFILMVGGAFWIMNYSKAIDVGIFAFLRYTKRLEKYKFLRFIGVHNIILSMIMIMFSIFGAVFGMSEETIAFIIILVPLAISMGYDSITGVAIVFVAAGLGFAGAILNPFTIGIAQGIAGLKAFSGIEFRAVVWLVINFVGIAYILMYAHKVRKNPERSVVYETDKYWREKRSDGSEKIKYHTPGRAWIVFLIISVSLIIFSFVFPVTTMKIGNSSFKAPMVPIASGLFVLASIFSLRKSVHFFILNLLAFTIVFLIIGVMGYGWYIMKIAALFLAMGLFTGAAMKYSPNEITKHFLDGTKDIMSAALVVGLAGGIIIILEDGNIIDTILHSMADSMKGFGKIASVEIMYVIQTIINVIIPSGSAKAAITMPIMAPFSDYINISRQATVVAFQFGDGFTNMITPTSGVLIGVLGVAKIPYDKWVKWITPFMIILIILGALLLIPTVTMDLNGF from the coding sequence ATGAAAAAAAGAAATATTCCGCATACATATGTTATAGTTTTTGCCATAGTTGTTCTTGCAGCAGTTTTAACATGGATTATTCCCGGCGGGCAATATATAAAGGAAATTGTTATTGAAGACGGACTTGAAAAAGAACAAGTTGTATATGAAACCGTGAAAATAAACGGAGATGAAATACAACAACCCAAATTTGAATATATTGATAATAACGCTCAAACTTGGCAAATATTTGCAGCATTATATAAAGGTTTTGAACGACAAGCCGGAATTATCGTTTTTATTTTAATGGTTGGAGGGGCTTTTTGGATAATGAATTACAGCAAAGCTATAGATGTCGGTATTTTTGCTTTTTTGAGATATACAAAAAGACTTGAAAAATATAAGTTCTTAAGATTTATAGGTGTTCATAACATTATTCTTTCAATGATAATGATAATGTTCAGTATTTTTGGTGCGGTTTTCGGAATGAGTGAAGAAACCATTGCATTTATAATTATTCTTGTTCCGCTTGCAATTTCTATGGGTTATGATTCAATTACAGGTGTTGCAATCGTTTTTGTAGCTGCAGGTTTAGGATTTGCCGGTGCAATATTAAATCCGTTTACTATTGGTATTGCACAAGGAATTGCAGGATTAAAAGCTTTTTCGGGAATTGAATTCAGAGCAGTTGTTTGGCTGGTTATTAATTTTGTCGGAATTGCATATATTTTAATGTATGCACACAAGGTGAGAAAAAATCCGGAAAGATCAGTTGTTTATGAAACGGATAAATATTGGCGTGAAAAAAGATCAGACGGTTCAGAAAAGATTAAATATCATACACCCGGAAGAGCATGGATTGTGTTTCTGATAATTTCTGTTTCACTAATTATATTTTCTTTTGTATTTCCCGTAACAACAATGAAAATTGGAAACAGCTCTTTTAAAGCTCCGATGGTTCCGATCGCTTCAGGCTTATTTGTACTTGCAAGTATTTTTTCTTTAAGGAAATCGGTACATTTTTTTATTTTAAATTTATTGGCTTTTACTATTGTCTTTTTGATTATAGGTGTTATGGGATACGGTTGGTATATTATGAAAATTGCTGCTTTATTTTTGGCTATGGGTTTGTTTACCGGAGCGGCAATGAAATATTCGCCAAATGAAATTACCAAGCATTTTCTTGACGGAACAAAGGATATTATGTCGGCGGCTTTGGTTGTAGGTTTAGCCGGAGGAATCATTATTATTTTGGAGGATGGCAATATAATTGATACCATACTGCACAGCATGGCTGACAGCATGAAAGGATTCGGAAAAATTGCTTCGGTAGAAATAATGTATGTGATACAAACAATTATAAATGTAATAATACCTTCAGGTTCGGCAAAAGCAGCTATTACTATGCCTATAATGGCACCTTTTTCCGATTATATTAATATCTCAAGGCAAGCAACAGTTGTTGCATTTCAGTTCGGTGACGGATTTACGAATATGATTACACCAACTTCAGGTGTTTTAATAGGTGTTCTCGGTGTTGCAAAAATCCCTTACGATAAATGGGTAAAATGGATAACTCCTTTTATGATTATTCTGATTATTCTCGGTGCATTATTATTAATACCTACGGTTACAATGGATTTAAACGGGTTTTAA
- a CDS encoding 4Fe-4S dicluster domain-containing protein has translation MSKINANFATEIKEFGGVNFNACYNCGTCTAVCSLSTEENSFPREMIRYSILGIEDDIQSSLKPWLCYYCGECSESCPRQANPGELMMSLRRYLTSKYDWTGLAHKLYTSKVWEFGTIFFLAAIILVLFIFFHGPMTTELTSEGGVQLNTFAPWKMIEIGDWIMAGLLSFFLISNIFNMYLKIIRSNKNLKIPFKLYFTEFWKLIVHFASQWQFSKCDQLETKKKVNFSTYWIVHLLLMSSYSLMLIMIIVFLGWFQTDNIYEWWHPQRLLGYYSTFGLTVGIIYFSIARIKKNQEKSKHSHITDWTFLVLLFLTTISGILVHIFRIYGLPFSTYYMYVFHLMVLFPMLMIEVPFSKWSHLAYRPIAIYFYNLIETAKKLKKKT, from the coding sequence ATGTCAAAAATAAATGCAAATTTTGCAACTGAAATAAAGGAATTCGGCGGAGTAAATTTTAACGCTTGTTATAATTGCGGAACTTGCACTGCTGTTTGTTCTCTTTCAACAGAAGAAAATTCTTTTCCGAGAGAAATGATAAGATACAGTATTCTCGGTATTGAAGATGATATTCAAAGTTCTCTTAAACCTTGGTTATGTTATTATTGCGGAGAATGCAGCGAAAGTTGTCCGCGACAAGCAAATCCGGGTGAACTTATGATGTCGTTGCGACGATATTTAACTTCAAAATATGATTGGACAGGTTTGGCTCATAAACTTTATACTTCTAAAGTTTGGGAATTCGGTACAATATTCTTTCTTGCAGCAATTATTCTTGTTCTGTTTATATTTTTTCACGGTCCGATGACAACAGAACTGACATCTGAAGGCGGAGTGCAATTAAATACTTTTGCTCCGTGGAAAATGATTGAAATCGGCGACTGGATTATGGCCGGATTGTTATCTTTCTTCCTGATTTCAAATATATTTAATATGTATTTAAAAATTATCAGAAGTAATAAAAATTTGAAAATACCTTTTAAATTATATTTTACTGAGTTTTGGAAACTCATTGTACATTTTGCCTCTCAATGGCAATTCTCAAAATGCGACCAACTCGAAACTAAGAAAAAAGTTAATTTCAGCACCTATTGGATAGTTCATTTGTTATTAATGTCAAGTTATTCATTAATGTTAATAATGATTATTGTATTTCTCGGTTGGTTTCAGACAGATAATATTTACGAATGGTGGCATCCGCAAAGATTATTGGGATATTATTCTACATTTGGCTTAACTGTCGGTATAATTTATTTTTCAATTGCAAGAATTAAAAAAAATCAAGAAAAAAGTAAACATTCACATATTACCGATTGGACATTCTTAGTACTTTTATTTTTAACAACAATAAGCGGAATCCTTGTACATATTTTCAGGATATACGGATTACCGTTCAGTACTTACTATATGTATGTTTTTCATTTGATGGTGCTGTTTCCTATGCTTATGATTGAAGTTCCGTTTTCAAAATGGTCGCATTTGGCATACAGACCTATTGCAATTTATTTTTATAACTTGATAGAAACAGCAAAAAAATTGAAAAAGAAAACTTGA
- a CDS encoding CoB--CoM heterodisulfide reductase iron-sulfur subunit A family protein — MKNKIGVYVCHCGSNISDYVDVEKVKEEASKIEGVVISKTTMFACSDSAQNEIIDDIKKNELDALVIASCSPKLHLVTFRNVAIRAGLNPYNYVQVNIREQGSWAHSDDKKGGTEKAIKLVNAGIARVKHSVALDMLKISSLNSVLVAGAGVAGMRAAIELADMGSEVILTEREYFVGGRASQWNTLFSTNETGREVVERLYKTILGYKNIKLYTGAEIISKTGGIGDFNIELKIKARHIKNDCGPDLSKFEKAVEVCPIEVDDEFNFGLTKRKAIYMNYPSEFPQIPAIDTENCNKCGECVKICPDIDLEQKDETVNINVGAILLTTGADPYEPEKGEYGYDEIENVITLQQLKRLIEIKEGKELIYKGNKIKNVAYIYCVGSRQPEGGNTYCARFCCTSAIHSAILLKEKFKGINNFHINRGIRTYGKQEILYKQSSENGDVYIQFYDDLPTVEKSKKGAVIKVIDALTANREIELDADLVVLVTGMVPRKNNTIGDILKVPIGLDKFFNEIHPKLRPVETVIDAVYIAGSCQAPRNITESVNSSLSAASKANSLISTGTIELEPTLAQVDKSLCEWCDKCTLICPYNAIIKTEEDGKTIAEINKSNCKGCGMCLPVCPTNAIQLIGYTDIEIESMIDALID; from the coding sequence ATGAAAAATAAAATAGGAGTATATGTTTGTCATTGCGGTTCAAATATTTCGGATTATGTTGATGTAGAAAAAGTAAAAGAAGAAGCATCAAAAATTGAGGGTGTTGTAATTTCAAAAACTACAATGTTCGCTTGTTCCGATTCTGCTCAAAATGAGATAATAGATGATATTAAGAAAAATGAACTTGATGCACTTGTGATTGCTTCCTGTTCGCCTAAACTTCATCTGGTTACTTTCAGAAATGTTGCAATTCGTGCAGGATTAAATCCATATAATTATGTTCAGGTAAATATCCGAGAGCAAGGTTCTTGGGCACACTCTGACGATAAAAAAGGTGGTACAGAAAAAGCAATTAAACTTGTTAATGCCGGAATCGCAAGAGTTAAGCACTCTGTAGCATTAGACATGTTAAAAATTTCGTCTCTGAATTCTGTTCTTGTTGCAGGAGCAGGTGTTGCAGGTATGCGAGCTGCTATTGAGCTTGCAGATATGGGTTCGGAAGTAATTTTAACCGAAAGGGAATATTTTGTTGGAGGAAGAGCCTCGCAATGGAATACCCTTTTTTCTACAAACGAAACAGGCAGAGAAGTTGTTGAACGACTTTATAAAACGATTTTAGGATATAAAAACATTAAACTCTATACCGGAGCCGAAATTATTTCTAAAACGGGAGGTATAGGAGATTTTAATATAGAACTTAAAATAAAAGCCCGACATATTAAAAATGATTGTGGCCCTGACCTGAGTAAATTTGAAAAAGCAGTTGAAGTTTGCCCGATTGAAGTAGATGATGAATTTAATTTCGGACTTACAAAACGCAAGGCTATTTATATGAATTATCCGAGTGAATTTCCGCAAATTCCTGCAATTGATACCGAAAATTGTAATAAATGCGGAGAATGCGTTAAAATTTGTCCGGATATAGATTTAGAACAAAAAGATGAAACTGTTAATATAAATGTAGGAGCAATATTATTAACTACAGGAGCAGACCCTTATGAACCCGAAAAAGGTGAATACGGATACGATGAAATTGAAAACGTTATAACTCTTCAACAATTAAAAAGATTAATAGAAATAAAAGAAGGAAAGGAATTAATTTATAAGGGCAATAAAATTAAAAACGTAGCCTATATTTATTGTGTAGGAAGCCGTCAACCTGAAGGAGGAAATACATATTGTGCCAGATTTTGTTGTACATCAGCAATTCATTCGGCAATATTATTAAAAGAAAAATTTAAAGGAATTAATAATTTTCATATTAACAGGGGAATAAGAACTTACGGTAAACAAGAAATTCTGTATAAACAATCATCCGAAAACGGAGATGTTTATATACAATTCTATGATGATTTACCGACAGTCGAAAAATCTAAAAAAGGAGCAGTAATAAAGGTAATTGATGCTCTTACTGCTAACAGAGAAATAGAATTAGATGCCGATTTGGTTGTTCTTGTTACGGGAATGGTACCAAGAAAAAATAATACAATCGGAGATATTTTAAAAGTTCCGATTGGACTTGATAAATTTTTCAACGAAATACACCCGAAATTACGGCCTGTCGAAACGGTTATTGATGCAGTTTACATTGCCGGTTCATGTCAAGCTCCGAGAAACATTACAGAATCTGTTAATTCGTCATTATCAGCTGCTTCAAAAGCAAATTCATTAATAAGTACAGGAACAATTGAATTAGAACCGACTCTTGCTCAAGTAGATAAATCCTTATGTGAATGGTGTGATAAATGCACTTTGATATGCCCTTATAATGCAATTATTAAAACAGAAGAAGACGGTAAAACAATTGCCGAAATTAATAAATCAAATTGTAAAGGTTGCGGAATGTGTCTGCCTGTATGTCCGACAAATGCAATACAATTAATAGGATATACCGATATTGAAATTGAAAGTATGATTGATGCATTGATAGATTAG
- a CDS encoding CoB--CoM heterodisulfide reductase iron-sulfur subunit A family protein encodes MSKDNSKPKEYDVLIIGGGIAGEEAALNLANQGFKIILVEKDLSIGGKMIHLSKVFPTLDCGACITTPKVSETARHPNISIFTNTEAADIEKHGENNFSFTLVEKPRYVTDDCTGCQVCEEKCPIVVDDQYQWDLVGRKAIYIPFSIASPRIAAIDIENCSLCGLCEKVCPANCIDFTQEEKRTEIKIKSVVIATGYELFDPTLIPRFGFGKYKNIVTSMHMERQLVPTRPYNSVLRPKDGKMPDNIAYVLCTGSRDETVGTPICSQVCCMYSIKQAQLIMGALPMADVTIYYINIRAFGKGFCEFYQQAKGMGVEFVKGKVAKIDEKENGNLLVRYEDIIEGKVQEAEHDLVVLSVGILPNTDFTEMFKTDKLQQDNFDYVKQIDELSSPAKTSIEGVFVAGTSSGPMDIPDAILSAGAASSETASYLRRAKNEK; translated from the coding sequence ATGTCAAAAGATAATTCAAAACCAAAAGAGTATGACGTACTCATTATAGGTGGAGGTATAGCCGGAGAAGAGGCGGCATTAAATCTTGCAAATCAGGGGTTTAAAATAATTCTTGTAGAAAAAGACCTTTCAATAGGCGGGAAAATGATTCACCTGAGTAAGGTATTTCCGACTCTTGACTGCGGTGCATGTATCACTACACCGAAAGTATCGGAAACTGCAAGACATCCGAATATTTCAATTTTTACAAACACAGAAGCTGCAGATATTGAAAAACACGGCGAAAATAATTTTTCTTTCACATTGGTCGAAAAACCGCGATATGTAACAGATGATTGTACAGGTTGTCAGGTTTGTGAAGAAAAATGTCCGATAGTTGTTGATGACCAATACCAGTGGGACCTTGTAGGCAGAAAAGCAATTTACATACCTTTCAGTATCGCAAGTCCGCGTATAGCCGCAATTGATATTGAAAATTGCAGTCTTTGCGGCTTGTGTGAAAAAGTTTGTCCTGCAAATTGTATAGATTTTACTCAAGAGGAAAAAAGGACTGAAATAAAAATCAAATCAGTTGTAATTGCAACAGGTTACGAACTTTTCGACCCAACACTTATTCCGAGATTCGGATTCGGAAAATATAAAAACATTGTAACGTCAATGCACATGGAAAGACAACTTGTGCCTACACGTCCGTACAATTCTGTATTAAGGCCAAAAGACGGTAAAATGCCTGATAATATTGCCTATGTTTTATGCACGGGTTCTCGCGATGAAACAGTAGGTACTCCCATCTGCTCACAAGTTTGTTGTATGTATTCGATAAAACAAGCACAACTTATTATGGGAGCATTACCAATGGCTGATGTTACAATATATTATATAAATATCAGAGCTTTCGGTAAAGGTTTTTGTGAATTTTATCAACAAGCCAAAGGTATGGGAGTAGAATTTGTGAAAGGAAAAGTTGCCAAAATAGATGAAAAAGAAAACGGAAATTTATTAGTAAGATACGAAGATATTATTGAAGGAAAAGTTCAGGAAGCAGAACACGACCTTGTAGTTTTATCGGTAGGTATTTTACCGAATACCGATTTTACCGAAATGTTTAAAACCGATAAATTACAACAAGATAATTTTGATTATGTAAAACAAATTGATGAGCTTTCAAGTCCTGCTAAAACAAGTATAGAAGGAGTTTTTGTCGCAGGAACATCATCCGGGCCTATGGATATTCCGGACGCAATTTTATCTGCAGGAGCAGCTTCATCGGAAACAGCAAGTTATTTAAGGAGGGCAAAAAATGAAAAATAA
- a CDS encoding hydrogenase iron-sulfur subunit, with protein sequence MEKDTKNASKILVFSTEKISDPAIDLAGLLKKHYPATVYTINIPCSSAIKPRWILHAFEKGFGGVFIAADGTDCPYSESCTENTGKIVAHTQNLMKEKGIDPARLKMAAVCSVCADPFVKHMKTFTLNLSENKEQKK encoded by the coding sequence ATGGAGAAAGACACAAAAAATGCTTCTAAAATTCTTGTTTTCTCAACCGAAAAAATTTCAGATCCGGCAATAGATCTCGCCGGACTTCTAAAAAAACATTATCCTGCAACGGTTTATACAATAAATATTCCTTGTTCGAGTGCAATTAAACCGAGGTGGATATTACATGCTTTTGAAAAAGGTTTCGGCGGAGTTTTTATTGCAGCTGACGGAACCGACTGCCCGTACAGCGAAAGTTGTACGGAAAATACCGGTAAAATTGTGGCACATACACAAAACCTGATGAAAGAGAAAGGAATAGACCCGGCCAGATTAAAAATGGCGGCAGTTTGTTCGGTTTGTGCTGACCCTTTTGTAAAGCATATGAAAACATTTACACTTAATTTATCTGAAAATAAGGAGCAAAAGAAATAA
- a CDS encoding sulfurtransferase TusA family protein, with amino-acid sequence MTQEELNALEIAKSVDARGTACPGPLLEAKKAIGTINSGDIMEIMSADEGTKKDIPKWANKKGHEYLGTVEESGFFKIYMKKK; translated from the coding sequence ATGACACAAGAAGAATTAAATGCATTAGAAATTGCAAAATCAGTAGATGCACGCGGAACTGCATGCCCCGGACCACTTTTGGAAGCAAAAAAAGCAATCGGAACAATAAATTCAGGAGATATTATGGAAATAATGTCTGCAGATGAAGGAACAAAAAAAGATATTCCGAAATGGGCAAATAAAAAAGGACATGAATATCTCGGTACTGTCGAAGAATCAGGATTTTTTAAAATTTACATGAAGAAAAAATAA
- a CDS encoding DsrE/DsrF/DrsH-like family protein: MDSDIEKQIKNLQTQIDDLKKKVTGIEDTHKDQLSLVVMSGEFDRVLASMIIAVGAAAMDTKVKMFFTFWATAALRDKKKKGKGKDFMSKMFGMMLPKGRNKLKLSKMNMAGMGPLMIKSLMKKQNVMSIDEMFKQAGELDVEINICEMSMNLMGFKKEEMIDYPKLDYAGVATFLADAGESRIQLFI, translated from the coding sequence ATGGATTCAGATATTGAAAAACAAATCAAAAATTTGCAAACGCAAATTGATGATTTAAAAAAGAAAGTTACAGGTATTGAAGATACGCATAAAGACCAACTTTCGCTGGTAGTTATGTCAGGAGAATTTGACAGGGTTCTTGCATCAATGATTATTGCCGTGGGTGCGGCAGCTATGGATACAAAAGTGAAAATGTTTTTTACTTTTTGGGCAACCGCAGCACTTCGTGATAAAAAGAAAAAAGGAAAAGGCAAAGATTTCATGTCAAAAATGTTCGGAATGATGTTGCCGAAAGGCAGAAATAAACTGAAACTCTCAAAAATGAACATGGCAGGTATGGGGCCGTTAATGATTAAATCATTAATGAAAAAACAAAATGTTATGTCAATAGATGAAATGTTTAAACAAGCAGGAGAACTTGACGTAGAAATTAATATCTGTGAAATGTCAATGAATTTGATGGGATTCAAAAAAGAAGAAATGATTGATTATCCTAAACTTGATTATGCCGGTGTTGCAACATTTCTTGCTGATGCGGGTGAAAGCAGAATTCAATTATTTATCTGA
- a CDS encoding DsrE/DsrF/DrsH-like family protein gives MEENKKMCMALFSGSLDKLTGAGVVISGAAADDMDVEVFILLQAARSFKKEIGDNYEKLPMSENLDLKEEFIASLKQLNVSTWIEFFEMAKELTNVKIHVCSLAGKMWGGEKIDDFIDLVDDICGIGEYLDAAAEADIHLFI, from the coding sequence ATGGAAGAAAATAAAAAAATGTGTATGGCTCTTTTCTCCGGAAGCCTTGATAAACTAACCGGTGCAGGAGTAGTAATAAGCGGAGCAGCAGCCGATGATATGGATGTTGAAGTTTTTATTCTGCTGCAAGCAGCTCGTTCATTCAAAAAAGAAATCGGAGACAATTACGAAAAATTGCCAATGAGCGAAAATCTTGATTTAAAAGAAGAGTTTATTGCATCATTAAAGCAACTGAATGTAAGTACTTGGATAGAATTTTTCGAGATGGCAAAGGAATTAACAAATGTTAAAATTCATGTATGCAGTCTCGCCGGTAAAATGTGGGGCGGAGAAAAAATTGATGATTTTATTGACCTTGTTGATGATATTTGCGGTATAGGTGAATATCTTGACGCTGCAGCAGAAGCTGATATACACTTATTCATTTAA
- a CDS encoding rhodanese-like domain-containing protein, giving the protein MKNNKVNYFFSIIKSSVILFVLIFIAGCTNDIRHETLEDMVTNAKSKVKTITVEDYKAISEQGGNYEIIDCRQENDYIKGHIPGAINIPRGLLEFSDKISNRRIKIFIYNYDDGCSALCAETLLKLKYKDVKMIENGWKGWSKTYPEIFEAVIETEAETPEKESSPKEEEDSDGCG; this is encoded by the coding sequence ATGAAAAACAATAAAGTTAATTACTTCTTTTCAATAATAAAAAGTTCAGTAATACTATTTGTATTAATATTTATTGCCGGATGCACAAATGACATCCGACATGAGACTCTTGAAGATATGGTAACTAATGCCAAATCTAAAGTTAAGACAATTACTGTTGAAGATTACAAAGCAATATCAGAACAAGGCGGAAACTATGAAATCATAGATTGTCGTCAGGAAAATGATTATATAAAAGGACATATTCCGGGTGCAATTAATATTCCGCGGGGGCTTCTTGAATTTTCAGATAAAATATCAAACCGAAGAATAAAAATATTTATTTATAATTATGATGACGGTTGCAGTGCTTTATGTGCTGAAACACTATTAAAACTGAAATACAAAGATGTTAAGATGATAGAAAACGGTTGGAAAGGATGGTCAAAAACTTACCCCGAAATATTTGAAGCAGTTATAGAAACAGAAGCAGAAACACCTGAAAAAGAATCAAGCCCTAAAGAAGAAGAAGATAGTGACGGATGTGGTTAA
- a CDS encoding YeeE/YedE family protein, translated as MATESNKNKSILSELFQTFFAKHWPVWVGGILLGLLNVFLFMIKSPWGGSGGYNNWGENIYQAIGFLGLENVTPTKTSLYGMLNILIILGAFAGALLSKEFALRIPPIGELIKGFIGGGLMAIGATMGIGCTIGGFFSGVPALSGGAIFLTIGLFLGTLVALKYLSWEIDKFPGFSMGKNRTLLAASEKTGGWQKWLGWIVLIIVFVMAYIYFGNDSKVMSWFIIIGLMMGLISQRSRFCIVASFRDPFLTGKSSSTVGIIAGLIIGLVGFTAIKIFGIGAGDISVRAREMTWVFPHFWLRAPIGGFIFGLGMTIAGGCAIGALWRFGEGQVKLWAAVLAFLLISPISKKYIVPGFVDMLPHNLRYKNFMPDYIGYTWSVVIVLAILFLWYLFVKWNERTGKFSAY; from the coding sequence ATGGCAACAGAATCAAATAAAAATAAAAGTATATTAAGCGAACTATTTCAAACATTTTTTGCAAAACATTGGCCCGTCTGGGTCGGCGGAATTTTACTCGGTTTACTTAATGTATTCCTTTTTATGATTAAAAGCCCTTGGGGAGGAAGCGGAGGATATAATAATTGGGGCGAAAATATTTATCAAGCAATAGGATTTCTTGGTTTGGAAAATGTTACACCAACAAAAACCAGTTTATACGGAATGCTTAATATTTTAATAATTCTCGGAGCTTTTGCAGGAGCACTTTTATCAAAAGAATTTGCATTAAGAATTCCGCCAATTGGTGAATTAATTAAAGGTTTTATCGGCGGAGGCCTGATGGCTATAGGAGCAACAATGGGAATCGGATGTACAATCGGAGGTTTCTTTAGTGGTGTCCCTGCACTTTCAGGAGGAGCAATATTTTTAACCATAGGTCTTTTCTTGGGAACTTTAGTTGCATTAAAATACCTGTCATGGGAAATAGATAAATTTCCCGGTTTCAGTATGGGTAAAAACAGAACATTGTTGGCTGCATCTGAAAAAACCGGTGGTTGGCAAAAATGGTTAGGCTGGATTGTACTGATTATTGTTTTTGTTATGGCTTATATTTATTTCGGAAATGACAGTAAAGTTATGTCATGGTTTATAATTATCGGTCTGATGATGGGATTAATCAGTCAGCGTTCAAGATTCTGTATTGTTGCATCATTCAGAGACCCTTTTTTGACAGGAAAATCTTCAAGTACTGTTGGTATAATAGCCGGATTAATAATCGGACTTGTAGGATTTACAGCTATTAAAATATTCGGCATTGGTGCAGGCGATATATCTGTACGTGCCAGAGAAATGACTTGGGTATTTCCGCATTTCTGGCTGAGAGCTCCTATCGGAGGTTTTATTTTCGGACTTGGAATGACGATAGCGGGAGGTTGTGCAATCGGAGCATTATGGAGATTCGGAGAAGGGCAAGTAAAATTGTGGGCAGCAGTGCTTGCGTTTTTACTTATTTCACCAATATCTAAAAAATATATTGTTCCCGGATTTGTTGATATGTTACCGCATAATTTACGATATAAAAATTTTATGCCTGACTATATCGGCTATACATGGTCTGTCGTCATTGTTCTGGCAATACTGTTTTTATGGTATCTTTTCGTTAAATGGAATGAAAGAACAGGAAAATTTAGTGCTTATTAA
- a CDS encoding sulfurtransferase TusA family protein, whose protein sequence is METKIDKTLDCKGLSCPMPMMKLAKTMKGMKSGEVLEMLGTDPGTKSDVPNWCEKSGNTLLEQNELEGGVTRFVLQKK, encoded by the coding sequence ATGGAGACAAAAATTGACAAAACATTGGACTGTAAAGGGCTTTCGTGTCCTATGCCAATGATGAAATTAGCCAAAACAATGAAAGGTATGAAATCGGGAGAAGTACTTGAAATGTTAGGAACTGATCCGGGAACAAAATCAGATGTTCCCAACTGGTGTGAAAAATCCGGAAATACTCTTCTTGAGCAAAACGAATTAGAGGGAGGAGTCACTCGTTTTGTATTACAAAAAAAATAA
- a CDS encoding Crp/Fnr family transcriptional regulator, which translates to MRKIIKENPCKKCIVKSITVYNLDEEELGILCKNSTEIFFEKGERIIKQGTFTHNVVFIKSGIVKIHLTGPIKKDEILKIMKGPVFAGVPDVFANKTHSYSVTALSDTTTCFIDYKGYEYLVENNGRFALEVIKNLSSGIVSHYKHCVYKIQKQLMAIFADALLYFADHIFEKDEFLIPLTRSEFGEYIGTTRETVSKIIHDFTKDNIIEVDGKKIKLIDKKILQKIGKSG; encoded by the coding sequence ATGAGAAAGATAATAAAGGAAAATCCTTGTAAAAAATGTATTGTAAAATCCATCACAGTTTACAACTTGGATGAAGAAGAATTGGGAATATTATGCAAAAACAGCACTGAGATTTTTTTTGAAAAAGGTGAAAGGATAATAAAACAGGGAACATTTACACATAATGTTGTTTTTATTAAATCAGGGATAGTTAAAATACATTTAACAGGGCCGATTAAAAAAGACGAAATATTAAAAATAATGAAAGGTCCTGTTTTTGCCGGAGTCCCTGATGTATTTGCCAATAAAACCCACTCTTATTCGGTAACAGCACTTAGTGATACTACAACTTGTTTTATTGATTACAAAGGATATGAATATTTGGTTGAAAATAACGGGAGGTTTGCGCTGGAAGTAATAAAAAACCTTAGCAGTGGTATCGTCAGTCATTATAAACATTGTGTTTATAAAATTCAAAAGCAATTAATGGCTATATTTGCCGATGCATTATTATATTTTGCTGATCACATTTTTGAAAAAGATGAATTCCTGATTCCTTTAACCAGATCAGAATTTGGTGAATATATCGGAACTACCAGAGAAACCGTTTCAAAAATTATTCATGATTTTACGAAAGATAATATTATTGAAGTTGACGGAAAAAAAATTAAATTAATAGATAAAAAGATTCTTCAAAAGATTGGTAAGTCCGGATAG